From Weissella diestrammenae, a single genomic window includes:
- a CDS encoding hydroxymethylglutaryl-CoA reductase, degradative encodes MSNWHGFYRLSIEERMKQLMAKFQLSTEQVQWLTAHQSLVGDTQIENYIYNFEVPTGLLFDLPVNGGMFVVPMSTEEPSVVAAANNGAKMLRTGTGVIAEMTERLMRGQIIVTNLANQKQFAQFIADHTDEIISMANQAKPSLVKRGGGVNRLLIENIGPAETILNVLVDTSEAMGANIVNTISETVARYLRENGYQVLMAILSNLTNEAIVKAKVSIPVDGLIGKHEVGGLTIAKKIALASQVEQMSPFRAATANKGLLNGIEAVVLASGNDTRSVSAALHAYAAQSGQYRGLIHWQLDENNKNLIGTTELPLMLGVVGGSIGIVPAVKLNHQLMGNPSAKQLAYIVAGVGLAQNLAALRALVTEGIQAGHMQLQAKSLAVQIGAVGDEISRLTVQLQTMQTMSEQVAKEQLMKIRGEVK; translated from the coding sequence ATGAGTAATTGGCATGGCTTTTATCGACTATCAATTGAAGAGCGAATGAAGCAACTTATGGCAAAGTTTCAGTTATCAACTGAACAAGTCCAATGGCTAACTGCGCATCAGTCTCTCGTTGGAGACACACAAATTGAAAATTACATTTATAATTTTGAAGTGCCAACTGGTTTATTATTTGATTTGCCGGTGAATGGTGGGATGTTTGTTGTCCCTATGAGCACTGAAGAACCAAGCGTGGTTGCTGCGGCCAACAATGGTGCTAAAATGTTACGTACCGGGACGGGCGTGATTGCAGAGATGACAGAACGCTTGATGCGCGGACAAATTATTGTGACCAATTTAGCAAATCAAAAACAGTTCGCACAGTTTATCGCAGACCATACGGATGAGATAATTAGCATGGCTAATCAGGCTAAACCGTCTTTAGTTAAACGTGGTGGAGGCGTTAACCGGTTACTCATTGAAAATATTGGACCAGCTGAGACGATTTTAAATGTTTTGGTGGATACAAGTGAAGCAATGGGTGCCAATATCGTTAACACGATTTCAGAAACAGTCGCACGCTATTTGCGGGAAAATGGTTATCAAGTCTTGATGGCTATTTTGTCTAATTTAACAAATGAAGCAATTGTTAAAGCCAAAGTATCAATTCCTGTTGATGGACTAATCGGAAAGCATGAAGTGGGTGGTTTGACGATTGCCAAAAAAATCGCTTTGGCCAGTCAGGTTGAACAAATGTCACCATTTCGCGCTGCCACAGCAAATAAGGGCTTACTTAATGGAATTGAAGCAGTTGTTTTAGCAAGTGGAAATGATACAAGAAGTGTTAGTGCTGCATTACACGCGTATGCAGCACAGTCAGGTCAGTATCGCGGATTAATTCATTGGCAACTTGATGAAAATAATAAAAATTTGATTGGTACAACTGAACTGCCGTTGATGTTAGGTGTGGTTGGTGGTTCAATTGGCATTGTGCCGGCAGTTAAATTGAATCATCAATTGATGGGAAACCCTTCGGCTAAACAACTGGCTTATATTGTTGCTGGTGTTGGTTTGGCACAAAATTTAGCCGCTTTACGCGCATTAGTAACGGAGGGCATTCAAGCCGGACATATGCAATTACAAGCAAAATCATTGGCAGTCCAAATTGGTGCAGTGGGGGATGAAATTTCACGCTTAACAGTGCAACTGCAAACCATGCAGACAATGAGTGAACAAGTAGCAAAAGAACAATTAATGAAGATACGTGGGGAAGTAAAATGA
- a CDS encoding IpaB/EvcA family protein: MIFSKATQQLLAQLNQIYPGSVILRGQDTKSGVITANQVTTDMLGTRLMIEVNDATAPDFLATREMLMMLLTLNGYPQAYFQLITKDEAITEQLMVMSTYLYQPALHAIVYREQVKHNVLTPDVVTAYTKGVIQTLTKENDSRDEAALRLLTLIDAKVLMGAVPFDVQDLSDTFVDYYPEAWAAAELIYDQMSAEHIKDPFTVHQAITTLFKAFDAQMIAWNLPELHNQEFTTITPVISKEQAQLPVSEVFGIRHVDLLKHDSKATAFVGELKDSGQNSFVVNAPSEDPAAFFKALYALPVEELFSQLKQPFTIK, translated from the coding sequence ATGATTTTTTCAAAAGCAACACAACAGTTATTGGCTCAATTGAATCAAATTTATCCAGGTTCAGTGATTTTGCGTGGGCAAGATACAAAAAGTGGTGTCATTACAGCTAATCAAGTGACAACAGATATGCTGGGGACACGCTTAATGATTGAAGTTAATGATGCAACGGCACCTGACTTTTTAGCAACTCGAGAGATGCTAATGATGTTATTAACATTAAATGGTTATCCACAAGCATATTTTCAGTTGATAACTAAAGATGAAGCAATTACTGAACAATTAATGGTAATGTCAACTTATCTTTATCAACCGGCATTACATGCAATAGTGTATCGAGAACAGGTAAAACATAATGTCTTAACGCCAGATGTGGTCACAGCTTATACCAAAGGGGTTATACAAACGTTAACCAAAGAAAATGATAGTCGAGATGAGGCAGCATTACGGTTATTGACATTAATTGATGCAAAAGTATTGATGGGTGCCGTTCCTTTTGACGTACAGGACTTATCAGACACATTTGTTGATTATTATCCTGAGGCTTGGGCAGCTGCAGAGTTAATCTATGATCAAATGAGTGCTGAGCATATCAAAGATCCATTTACGGTACATCAAGCAATTACGACGCTTTTCAAAGCGTTTGATGCCCAAATGATTGCATGGAATTTACCAGAATTGCATAATCAAGAATTTACAACAATTACGCCTGTTATTTCAAAGGAACAAGCACAGTTACCAGTATCTGAAGTATTTGGTATTCGTCATGTTGATTTATTGAAGCATGATTCCAAAGCGACAGCATTCGTTGGTGAATTGAAGGATTCTGGGCAGAATAGTTTTGTTGTTAATGCACCGTCAGAGGATCCGGCAGCCTTTTTCAAAGCATTGTATGCACTACCCGTTGAAGAATTGTTTAGCCAACTAAAGCAGCCATTCACAATCAAATAA